In Desulfovibrio sp. Fe33, a genomic segment contains:
- a CDS encoding HD-GYP domain-containing protein gives MPDRGKQTVLVVDDVPANLDLLVETLKDEYRVLAALNGREALDIVRSSPPDIILLDVMMPHMDGYTVCRMLKADIRSRNIPVIFVTARDQESDQTMGFEVGGVDYITKPISPAVVLARVRTHIALHNQSLDLERKVAERSRDLYETRLQIIRRLCVAAEYKDSETGLHIIRMSGYCRVLARAAGLDREASDLLYNAAPMHDVGKIGIPDHILTKPAPLDPDEWEIMKTHTTIGAKILGEHDNRLLVTAQRIALTHHERWDGSGYPAGLAGEDIPVEGRIVALADVFDALTSTRPYKAAWPVDEASRYIREQRGKHFDPRLADHFLDNLDAILEIRESVGDDVAAE, from the coding sequence ATGCCGGACAGGGGCAAACAGACTGTGCTGGTGGTGGACGATGTACCGGCGAATCTTGATCTGCTCGTGGAGACGCTGAAAGACGAGTATCGGGTGTTGGCCGCGCTCAACGGCCGGGAGGCGCTGGACATTGTCCGATCGAGTCCCCCGGACATCATTCTTCTGGACGTCATGATGCCCCACATGGACGGCTACACCGTCTGCCGGATGTTGAAGGCGGATATTCGATCCCGCAATATCCCGGTCATCTTCGTCACGGCCCGCGACCAGGAATCGGATCAGACCATGGGGTTCGAGGTGGGCGGCGTGGATTACATCACCAAGCCGATCAGTCCTGCCGTGGTTCTGGCCCGTGTGCGCACCCATATCGCCTTGCACAACCAGAGTCTGGACCTGGAGCGCAAGGTCGCCGAGCGTTCCCGTGATCTTTATGAGACCCGATTGCAGATCATCCGCAGGCTCTGCGTGGCCGCCGAATACAAGGACAGCGAGACCGGGCTGCATATCATCCGCATGAGCGGCTACTGCCGGGTCCTGGCCCGGGCGGCCGGGCTTGACCGGGAAGCCTCGGACCTCCTGTACAACGCCGCGCCCATGCACGACGTGGGCAAAATAGGCATCCCCGACCATATTCTCACCAAGCCTGCTCCGTTGGACCCCGACGAATGGGAGATCATGAAGACCCATACGACCATCGGGGCGAAGATTCTGGGCGAACACGACAATCGGCTTTTGGTCACGGCTCAGCGGATAGCCCTGACGCATCACGAACGTTGGGACGGATCAGGCTACCCCGCCGGGCTGGCCGGGGAGGATATTCCCGTTGAAGGACGCATAGTGGCCCTGGCCGACGTGTTTGACGCGCTGACTTCAACGCGGCCCTACAAGGCCGCCTGGCCCGTGGATGAGGCGAGCCGTTATATACGGGAACAGCGCGGCAAGCATTTCGACCCGCGTCTTGCGGATCACTTCCTCGACAACCTGGACGCCATACTCGAAATCAGGGAAAGCGTGGGCGACGACGTGGCCGCCGAATAG
- a CDS encoding DEAD/DEAH box helicase, which translates to MENDNLHPENGTDTPENGPAPITFDTLPESLRRACDRAGWDKLMPVQERAIPFLLDNQDVMVQARTGSGKTGAFVLPLIEKLDPSRHTCQALVMVPTRELAKQVAQEARTLAGDELKVVAVYGGVGYKEQLDAFREGANLVVGTPGRILDHLMRRNLTLDDLRVLIFDEADRMLSVGFYPDMVEVKRYLPRDIDGAFMFSATFPPSVLRLAEEFMYKPEFLSLSSEETNVSAISHQFVEVPAMGKERKLIKLIELENPSSAIIFSNTKRNVEFIAALLAQFGFDAEGLTSDLTQNKRERLMTRIKEGKLRFLVATDVAARGIDIPELSHVFMMEPPEDPESYVHRAGRTGRAGATGTAITLVDVIQRIELERIASRFKIHFEEIKDPTDEDVTAIIGERLTAILEKRFRKLTNLQQERVSRFLPIAKRYAEHEDSLSLLAMLLDELYQPTLHGKPAEPDTAPEPQREQREQRERPARNRGGRKRKPEGGPREQYQAKPARNEGSDESPAAKEQTRPPKAKAKRPEKPESERQAEPARPAAPAKPAKPAEARESAPADDGDSASKPRPRRRRRRRRKPSGN; encoded by the coding sequence ATGGAAAACGACAATCTGCACCCCGAAAACGGGACCGATACTCCGGAAAACGGCCCTGCGCCGATAACCTTCGACACCCTGCCCGAATCGCTCCGACGGGCCTGCGACCGCGCCGGATGGGACAAGCTCATGCCTGTCCAGGAACGCGCCATCCCCTTCCTCCTCGACAATCAGGACGTCATGGTCCAGGCCCGGACCGGCTCCGGCAAAACCGGCGCATTCGTCCTGCCGCTCATCGAAAAACTCGACCCGTCGCGGCACACCTGCCAGGCGCTGGTCATGGTGCCCACCCGCGAGTTGGCCAAACAGGTCGCCCAGGAAGCGAGAACGCTGGCCGGCGATGAACTCAAAGTGGTGGCCGTCTACGGCGGCGTGGGCTACAAGGAGCAGCTCGACGCCTTCCGCGAAGGCGCGAACCTGGTGGTCGGAACCCCCGGCCGCATCCTCGACCACCTCATGCGCCGCAACCTGACCCTCGACGACCTGCGGGTGCTCATTTTCGACGAAGCGGACCGGATGCTCTCCGTGGGTTTCTACCCGGACATGGTCGAGGTGAAACGGTATCTGCCCCGCGACATCGACGGGGCCTTCATGTTCTCGGCCACCTTCCCGCCCAGCGTGCTGCGCCTGGCCGAAGAGTTCATGTACAAGCCGGAATTTCTCAGCCTCTCCTCGGAAGAAACCAACGTCTCCGCCATCTCCCATCAGTTTGTTGAAGTCCCGGCCATGGGCAAGGAGCGCAAGCTCATCAAGCTCATCGAACTGGAGAACCCCTCCTCGGCCATCATTTTCTCCAACACCAAGCGGAACGTCGAGTTCATCGCCGCCCTGCTCGCCCAGTTCGGATTCGATGCGGAAGGGCTGACCTCGGACCTGACCCAGAACAAACGCGAACGGCTCATGACCCGCATCAAGGAAGGCAAGCTCCGCTTCCTGGTGGCCACGGACGTGGCCGCGCGCGGCATCGACATTCCCGAGCTGTCCCACGTGTTCATGATGGAACCGCCCGAGGACCCCGAATCCTACGTGCACCGCGCGGGCCGCACCGGACGCGCCGGAGCCACGGGCACGGCCATAACCCTGGTCGACGTCATCCAGCGGATCGAGCTGGAACGCATCGCCTCCCGCTTCAAGATTCACTTCGAGGAGATCAAGGACCCCACCGACGAGGACGTGACCGCCATCATCGGGGAACGGCTGACCGCCATCCTTGAAAAAAGATTCCGCAAACTGACGAACCTCCAACAGGAGCGGGTATCCCGATTCCTGCCCATCGCCAAGCGGTACGCCGAGCACGAGGATTCGCTTTCCCTGCTGGCCATGCTCCTGGATGAGCTCTACCAGCCCACCCTGCACGGCAAGCCCGCCGAACCCGACACCGCTCCCGAGCCGCAGCGCGAGCAGCGCGAGCAACGCGAACGGCCCGCCCGCAATCGCGGCGGACGCAAGCGCAAGCCCGAAGGCGGCCCCAGGGAGCAGTATCAGGCCAAACCCGCCCGGAATGAGGGTTCCGACGAATCCCCGGCGGCCAAGGAACAAACCCGTCCGCCCAAGGCCAAGGCCAAACGCCCGGAGAAGCCCGAAAGCGAGCGTCAGGCCGAACCGGCAAGGCCCGCCGCGCCCGCCAAACCCGCCAAGCCAGCCGAAGCGCGTGAAAGCGCTCCGGCCGATGACGGGGACAGCGCGTCCAAGCCCAGACCGCGACGCAGGCGCAGAAGACGGCGCAAGCCTTCCGGCAACTAG
- a CDS encoding NAD kinase, whose translation MYTPKKIERIACVASNSPRAQEGLRQLAERYDLAPADEADALVALGGDGFMLQTMHDYMDTGIPIYGMNRGTIGFLMNRFKPDGLLERLNRTQGLILNPLVMTATTVEGQTCSALAFNEVALHRYSQQSANIRVRINGRERLDKLVCDGIMVATPAGSTAYNLSAHGPIIPLGSNVLALTPVSPFRPRRWNGALLPHSAEVVFDILNPERRPVGAAADSFEVREVARVRVVEDHSRPATVLFDPDHSLEERIFNEQFVH comes from the coding sequence ATGTACACCCCGAAAAAAATCGAAAGAATCGCCTGCGTGGCCTCGAACTCGCCAAGGGCGCAAGAAGGCCTCAGGCAGCTTGCCGAACGCTACGACCTGGCCCCGGCCGACGAAGCCGACGCCTTGGTGGCGCTGGGCGGAGACGGCTTCATGCTCCAGACCATGCACGACTACATGGACACGGGCATTCCCATCTACGGCATGAACCGGGGAACCATCGGCTTTCTGATGAACCGTTTCAAACCGGACGGGCTCCTGGAACGGCTCAACCGAACCCAGGGCCTCATCCTCAATCCCCTGGTCATGACCGCGACAACCGTCGAGGGGCAGACCTGCTCGGCCCTGGCCTTCAACGAAGTGGCCCTGCACCGCTATTCCCAGCAGTCGGCCAATATCCGGGTGCGCATCAACGGGCGCGAACGGCTGGACAAGCTTGTTTGCGACGGAATCATGGTGGCCACCCCGGCCGGGTCCACGGCCTACAACCTGTCGGCTCACGGCCCGATCATCCCGCTCGGGTCCAATGTCCTGGCGCTGACCCCGGTCAGCCCATTCCGTCCCCGACGGTGGAACGGCGCGCTCCTGCCACACTCGGCCGAAGTGGTATTCGACATTCTCAATCCCGAGCGCAGGCCCGTGGGAGCGGCGGCCGACTCCTTCGAAGTCCGCGAAGTGGCCAGGGTGCGCGTGGTCGAAGACCACTCCCGTCCCGCCACAGTCCTGTTCGACCCCGATCACTCCCTGGAGGAGCGCATCTTCAACGAACAGTTCGTCCACTGA